Proteins co-encoded in one Hyalangium ruber genomic window:
- a CDS encoding UbiA family prenyltransferase, translated as MSSAPSAPASSPDVPLVVDLDGTLVRTDTLHESLLVLLKRNPLLLVLAALWLLKGKAAFKAEVGRRVQLDAARLPYSEPLRAFLTEEKARGRKLVLATAADQSIAEAVAAHLGLFSEVYASDGRVNLSGARKLERLKQAHPEFDYAGDGEVDLALWREARRALVVHGSAGLQRKVRALGRGEVRVFEASSTGVRTWVKALRVHQWAKNILVFVPLMAAHKGANLGLLVQAVLGFAAFSLCASSVYVLNDLLDLDSDRRHPTKRRRPFASGDLPVRAGAVLAPVLLVAGFAVALLLLPLPFTALLATYYVATLAYSMHLKQVMVLDVLVLAGLYTVRIFGGSLATGVPTSSWLFTFSMFLFLSLALVKRLSELRGLRASNEEATPGRGYLASDYEQLSSLGVAAGYISVLVLAFYITSKDVTALYGHPERLWLLCPVMLYWVSRVWLLAHRGLVNEDPLVFALRDKVSYAVGAAAVLVLLAAT; from the coding sequence ATGTCCTCCGCTCCCTCCGCCCCCGCTTCGTCTCCGGACGTGCCGCTCGTCGTGGACCTCGACGGGACGCTGGTGCGCACGGACACGTTGCACGAGAGCCTGCTGGTGCTGCTCAAGCGCAACCCGCTGCTGCTGGTGCTGGCGGCGCTGTGGCTGCTCAAGGGCAAGGCGGCCTTCAAGGCGGAGGTGGGCCGGCGGGTGCAGCTGGACGCCGCGCGCCTGCCCTACAGCGAGCCGCTGCGGGCCTTCCTCACCGAGGAGAAGGCACGGGGGCGCAAGCTGGTGCTGGCCACCGCGGCGGACCAGAGCATCGCCGAGGCCGTGGCCGCGCACCTGGGCCTGTTCTCCGAGGTGTACGCCAGCGACGGGCGGGTGAACCTCTCCGGCGCGCGCAAGCTGGAGCGGCTCAAGCAGGCCCACCCCGAGTTCGACTACGCGGGCGATGGCGAGGTGGACTTGGCGCTGTGGCGCGAGGCCCGGCGGGCGCTGGTGGTGCATGGCTCGGCGGGGCTGCAGCGCAAGGTGCGCGCGCTGGGCCGTGGCGAGGTGCGCGTGTTCGAGGCGTCCTCCACGGGCGTGCGCACGTGGGTGAAGGCGCTGCGGGTCCACCAGTGGGCCAAGAACATCCTCGTCTTCGTGCCGCTGATGGCGGCGCACAAGGGCGCCAACCTGGGGCTGCTCGTGCAGGCGGTGCTGGGCTTCGCGGCCTTCAGCCTGTGCGCCTCCAGCGTGTACGTGCTCAACGACTTGCTGGACCTGGACTCGGACCGGCGGCACCCGACCAAGCGCCGGCGCCCCTTCGCCTCGGGAGACCTGCCGGTGCGGGCGGGGGCGGTGCTCGCCCCGGTGCTGCTGGTGGCCGGCTTCGCGGTGGCGCTGCTCCTGCTGCCGCTGCCCTTCACCGCGCTGCTCGCCACCTACTACGTGGCGACGCTGGCGTACTCGATGCACCTCAAGCAGGTGATGGTGCTCGATGTGCTGGTGCTCGCGGGCCTGTACACGGTGCGCATCTTCGGCGGCTCGCTGGCCACGGGGGTGCCCACCTCGAGCTGGCTGTTCACCTTCTCCATGTTCCTGTTCCTGTCGCTGGCGCTGGTGAAGCGGCTGTCCGAGCTGCGGGGCCTGCGGGCCTCCAACGAGGAGGCGACACCGGGCCGGGGCTACCTGGCCAGCGACTACGAGCAGCTCTCCAGCCTGGGCGTGGCGGCCGGCTACATCTCCGTGCTGGTGCTGGCCTTCTACATCACGAGCAAGGACGTGACGGCGCTCTACGGCCACCCCGAGCGGCTGTGGCTGCTGTGCCCGGTGATGCTGTACTGGGTGAGCCGGGTGTGGCTGCTGGCGCACCGCGGGCTGGTGAACGAGGATCCGCTCGTCTTTGCGCTGCGGGACAAGGTGAGCTACGCGGTGGGAGCAGCGGCGGTGCTGGTGCTGCTGGCCGCCACGTGA
- a CDS encoding FAD-binding oxidoreductase: MSDAFQSWGRFPRAARQAAHPIVWQTDRLPATSGTLLPYGQGRSYGDSCLNEGGTLLTTATLDRLLGFDAATGVVRCEAGVTLDTLLRLAVPRGWFLPVTPGTKFVSVGGAIANDVHGKNHHRAGTFGRYVRRFELLRSDGSRRVCSPEENPDWYEATVGGLGLTGLILWAEVQLRPIHNPFVLTETVPLENLDAFFAVSRESEPDHEFTVAWVDSLARGRKVGRGLFYRGNFAPPQFDGLPLAKSHLSHGSGLAVPFDMPGFSLNRLSVAAFNALYYRANVLKRGQRLQHYDPFFYPLDAVQGWNRIYGRDGFLQFQCVVPHATARAAIQEILERSAREVPSFLNVLKTFGGVPSPGWLSFPRPGVTLALDFANRGERTWRLVAELDRITREAGGAVYPAKDARMSAESFATYFPQLERFKAYVDPAFSSSFWRRVTVAPAVQPAALPLQEGAPLPAVPLRSSL; encoded by the coding sequence ATGAGCGACGCGTTTCAATCCTGGGGGCGCTTCCCGCGCGCCGCGCGGCAGGCAGCGCACCCCATCGTCTGGCAGACGGACCGGCTGCCCGCCACGAGCGGCACGCTGCTGCCCTACGGCCAGGGCCGCAGCTACGGCGACAGCTGCCTCAACGAGGGCGGCACGCTGCTGACGACCGCCACGCTGGACCGGCTGCTGGGCTTCGATGCGGCCACCGGCGTGGTGCGCTGCGAGGCGGGCGTCACCCTGGACACGCTGCTGCGGCTGGCGGTTCCTCGGGGCTGGTTCCTGCCGGTGACTCCGGGCACCAAGTTCGTCAGCGTGGGTGGGGCGATCGCCAACGACGTCCACGGCAAGAACCACCACCGCGCCGGTACCTTCGGGCGGTATGTGCGGCGCTTCGAGCTGCTGCGCTCGGATGGCAGCCGGCGCGTGTGCTCGCCGGAGGAGAACCCGGACTGGTACGAGGCCACGGTGGGCGGGCTGGGGCTCACGGGGCTCATCCTCTGGGCCGAGGTGCAGCTTCGGCCCATCCACAACCCCTTCGTCCTCACGGAGACGGTGCCGCTGGAGAACCTGGACGCGTTCTTCGCCGTGTCCCGCGAGTCGGAGCCGGACCACGAGTTCACCGTGGCGTGGGTGGACAGCCTGGCGCGGGGCCGGAAGGTGGGCCGGGGCCTGTTCTATCGGGGCAACTTCGCTCCGCCGCAGTTCGACGGGCTGCCCCTGGCCAAGAGCCACCTGAGCCACGGCTCGGGGCTGGCGGTGCCCTTCGACATGCCGGGCTTCAGCCTCAACCGGCTGTCGGTGGCCGCCTTCAACGCGCTCTACTACCGCGCCAACGTCCTCAAGCGCGGCCAGCGCCTGCAGCACTATGACCCGTTCTTCTATCCGCTGGATGCGGTCCAGGGATGGAACCGCATCTACGGGCGCGACGGGTTCCTCCAGTTCCAGTGCGTGGTGCCCCACGCCACCGCGCGCGCCGCGATCCAGGAGATCCTCGAGCGCAGCGCGCGCGAGGTGCCCAGCTTCCTGAACGTGCTGAAGACGTTCGGCGGCGTGCCCTCTCCGGGTTGGCTGTCCTTCCCCCGGCCCGGAGTGACGCTGGCGCTGGACTTCGCCAACCGGGGCGAGCGCACCTGGCGGCTGGTGGCGGAGCTGGACCGCATCACCCGCGAAGCCGGCGGCGCGGTGTACCCGGCGAAGGACGCGCGGATGAGCGCGGAGAGCTTCGCGACGTACTTCCCACAGCTCGAGCGCTTCAAGGCGTACGTGGACCCCGCCTTCTCCTCTTCCTTCTGGCGCCGGGTGACGGTGGCGCCCGCGGTGCAACCCGCTGCGCTTCCGCTACAGGAGGGTGCCCCGCTGCCCGCGGTCCCTCTGAGATCCTCCCTATGA
- a CDS encoding SDR family oxidoreductase, translating to MKKVLVLGATSAIAQSTVRLLAARGASLYLVGRNATNLDAVAKDAATRGAAKVEQQALDLNDTAAHEALVERATQALGGLDGALIAHGVLGDQKACERSWVDAEQVLRTNFLSAASLLTVLANRFEAQKAGTLVVISSVAGDRGRQSNYVYGASKGALNVFLQGLRNRLAPSGVAVVTVKPGFVDTPMTAHLPKNKLFASPDKVARGILRAADGRKNEVYVPGIWALIMLIIRSIPEGIFKRLKL from the coding sequence ATGAAGAAGGTCCTCGTCCTCGGCGCCACGAGCGCCATTGCCCAATCCACGGTGCGGCTGCTCGCCGCGCGTGGGGCCTCGCTGTACCTCGTGGGCCGCAACGCCACGAACCTGGACGCGGTGGCGAAGGACGCGGCCACGCGCGGCGCCGCCAAGGTGGAGCAGCAGGCGCTAGACCTCAACGACACCGCCGCGCACGAGGCGCTGGTGGAGCGCGCGACCCAGGCCCTCGGAGGACTGGACGGGGCGCTCATCGCGCACGGCGTGCTCGGAGACCAGAAGGCATGCGAGCGCTCCTGGGTGGACGCCGAGCAGGTGCTGCGCACCAACTTCCTGAGCGCGGCCTCGCTGCTGACGGTGCTGGCCAACCGCTTCGAGGCGCAGAAGGCGGGCACGCTGGTGGTCATCTCCTCGGTGGCGGGAGACCGCGGCCGGCAGAGCAACTACGTGTACGGCGCCTCCAAGGGTGCGCTGAATGTCTTCCTCCAAGGGCTGCGCAACCGGCTGGCGCCCTCGGGGGTGGCGGTGGTGACGGTGAAGCCGGGCTTCGTGGACACGCCGATGACGGCGCACCTGCCGAAGAACAAGCTGTTCGCCTCACCGGACAAGGTGGCCCGGGGAATCCTCCGGGCGGCGGATGGGCGCAAGAACGAGGTCTACGTCCCAGGCATCTGGGCGCTCATCATGCTCATCATCCGCTCCATCCCCGAGGGCATCTTCAAGCGGCTGAAGCTGTGA
- a CDS encoding Uma2 family endonuclease has protein sequence MVYGAQNLQGPATLADIEALPETIRGEIIDGTLYIHPLPDPRHGYVVGALLAALRTIGRSRTLPSESWWIIFAPGIQARGSPEFVPDIAGWRQDRFPVLPEERWTEAPDWACEILSPTTRSYDQRIKRPFYARIGVRHLWYVDLEARTLTVSELTDGRWVELGVYGEDDVIRAAPFDAIELKLGELWPPLRTP, from the coding sequence GTGGTCTACGGCGCACAGAACCTACAAGGTCCTGCCACTCTGGCTGACATCGAAGCCCTTCCCGAAACCATCAGAGGGGAGATCATCGATGGAACCCTCTACATCCATCCTCTGCCAGATCCGAGGCACGGCTATGTTGTCGGTGCTCTTCTCGCAGCTCTGCGAACCATAGGTCGGTCTCGAACCCTTCCCTCGGAGAGCTGGTGGATCATCTTCGCGCCCGGCATCCAAGCGAGAGGTTCTCCGGAGTTTGTCCCGGACATTGCAGGCTGGCGCCAAGACCGCTTCCCAGTGCTACCCGAAGAGCGGTGGACTGAGGCTCCCGACTGGGCCTGCGAGATCCTCTCTCCGACCACGCGCTCTTACGACCAGCGCATCAAGCGCCCCTTCTATGCGCGCATCGGCGTCCGCCACCTCTGGTACGTCGATCTGGAGGCCCGGACGCTCACTGTCAGCGAGCTGACCGATGGACGCTGGGTCGAGCTGGGCGTGTATGGCGAGGACGACGTCATCCGCGCAGCCCCATTCGACGCCATCGAGCTGAAGCTCGGCGAGCTTTGGCCTCCCCTCCGAACGCCCTGA
- a CDS encoding polysaccharide deacetylase family protein gives MHNTFAFPRSLRFGASLLALAAAGLLASCKGTASAPPASTPPAAASSTPTPAAPPAPVLTAPATLATDMAEIVTRYRQNIVLAADSATLDDETRDKVAVAGRMIFEQNRHALEELGEQFGEELTAAASSAAPPPGITAFLERLENSPELRDGDKLAFKDTVADLRAAIESLPQSPAWKAPLLTRIEEDQKALQEIQSLYEKELKEIFGRYETRGMTVRREAWESYLAFLKTLFTRDSILKAFEDSLQSLNEGMRGKGPRKEHAFMLTGQSLPDKTLVLTFDDGPHPRHTAAILGILEKYKVKSIFFEVGQNVAVPAKSKGTDAGTTLKRTSASASTEKIIQGGHLLANHSLTHAFLPKLSEERLTQEIDNSKLIIEQVSGTPVQLFRPPYGAFNARVQTALTERGMKAFLWNVDSLDWSDPIPTSIANRVVQEVDKYGRGVILLHDVHSQSVEALPLILETLQARGYQFVLWDGTNVLGEATEDGGTRSIIAPTPAPTPSETSLYRESFAVVIGINAYQKWPKLSYAVNDAEGVREMLVSKYRFKPENIQVLLDGEATREKILSALGDVLSNPDKVHRDDRVFVFFAGHGVTRKLPNGKSLGYIVPVDADTSNYQSQAISMTNFQDISEAIPAKHVFFVMDACYSGLALTRGGAPGGDVRKYLQEMTRRSTRQVLTAGGADEQVADQGPNGHSIFTWTLLQGMEGKADLNTDGFVTASELAAYVGPTVSSLSRQTPAFGSMVGSEGGEFILQLNHDGEFLTESSEQLDAEAIRLNAELDKVRQAIAEKQQRNQALAKQLAEARSQLAKLDDGGTPALVAPSLAPAQLARQHNDQGLTLYREKRYAEALAEFKTAAVLDATNAQAANNVGFVLFKVGEYEEAAKWLEKTVALDAGRAVAYPNLGDAYDKLGRTADAAKAYARYLELLPAGPASGAVKAKLAELRP, from the coding sequence ATGCACAACACCTTCGCCTTCCCCCGTTCCCTCCGCTTCGGGGCGAGCCTCCTCGCGCTCGCCGCCGCGGGCCTCCTCGCGTCCTGTAAGGGCACGGCCTCCGCTCCTCCGGCGTCGACTCCGCCCGCTGCGGCGTCCTCCACGCCCACGCCCGCCGCGCCCCCGGCGCCCGTGCTCACGGCGCCCGCCACCCTGGCCACGGACATGGCGGAGATCGTCACCCGCTACCGGCAGAACATCGTCCTGGCCGCGGACTCGGCCACGCTCGATGACGAGACCCGGGACAAGGTGGCCGTCGCTGGCCGGATGATCTTCGAGCAGAACCGGCACGCGCTGGAGGAGCTCGGCGAGCAGTTCGGCGAGGAGCTGACCGCGGCGGCCAGCAGCGCCGCTCCGCCTCCGGGCATCACCGCGTTCCTCGAGCGGCTGGAGAACTCCCCCGAGCTGCGAGACGGCGACAAGCTCGCCTTCAAGGACACGGTGGCGGACCTGCGCGCGGCCATCGAGTCGCTGCCGCAGTCCCCGGCCTGGAAGGCCCCGCTGCTCACCCGCATCGAGGAGGACCAGAAGGCGCTCCAGGAGATCCAGTCGCTCTACGAGAAGGAGCTGAAGGAGATCTTCGGCCGCTACGAGACGCGCGGCATGACGGTGCGCCGCGAGGCCTGGGAGTCGTACCTGGCCTTCCTGAAGACGCTCTTCACGCGCGACTCCATCCTCAAGGCCTTCGAGGACTCGCTGCAGTCACTCAACGAGGGCATGCGCGGCAAGGGGCCTCGCAAGGAGCACGCGTTCATGCTCACCGGCCAGTCGCTGCCGGACAAGACGCTGGTGCTCACCTTCGACGACGGTCCGCACCCGCGCCACACGGCCGCCATCCTCGGCATCCTCGAGAAGTACAAGGTGAAGTCCATCTTCTTCGAGGTGGGCCAGAACGTCGCCGTGCCCGCCAAGAGCAAGGGCACCGATGCGGGCACCACGCTCAAGCGGACCTCCGCCTCCGCCTCCACGGAGAAGATCATCCAAGGGGGGCACCTGCTGGCCAACCACTCGCTCACGCACGCCTTCCTGCCGAAGCTGAGCGAGGAGCGGCTGACGCAGGAGATCGACAACTCCAAGCTCATCATCGAGCAGGTGTCCGGCACGCCGGTGCAGCTCTTCCGGCCGCCCTACGGCGCCTTCAACGCGCGCGTGCAGACGGCGCTCACCGAGCGCGGCATGAAGGCGTTCCTGTGGAACGTGGACTCGCTGGACTGGAGCGATCCCATCCCCACCTCCATCGCCAACCGCGTGGTGCAGGAGGTGGACAAGTACGGGCGCGGCGTCATCCTCCTGCACGACGTCCACAGCCAGTCGGTGGAGGCGCTGCCGCTCATCCTGGAGACGCTGCAGGCGCGCGGCTACCAGTTCGTCCTCTGGGATGGCACAAACGTCCTCGGCGAGGCCACGGAGGACGGCGGCACCCGGAGCATCATCGCGCCCACGCCCGCCCCCACCCCCTCGGAGACGAGCCTGTACCGCGAGAGCTTCGCGGTGGTCATCGGCATCAACGCGTACCAGAAGTGGCCCAAGCTCTCGTACGCGGTGAATGACGCCGAGGGCGTGCGCGAGATGCTGGTGAGCAAGTACCGCTTCAAGCCGGAGAACATCCAGGTGCTGCTGGATGGCGAGGCCACGCGCGAGAAGATCCTCTCGGCGCTGGGCGACGTGCTCTCCAACCCCGACAAGGTGCACCGGGACGATCGGGTGTTCGTCTTCTTCGCGGGCCACGGGGTGACGCGCAAGCTGCCCAACGGCAAGAGCCTGGGCTACATCGTCCCGGTCGACGCGGACACGAGCAACTACCAGAGCCAGGCCATCTCGATGACCAACTTCCAGGACATCAGCGAGGCCATCCCCGCCAAGCACGTCTTCTTCGTGATGGACGCGTGCTACAGCGGGCTGGCGCTCACGCGCGGCGGGGCCCCGGGCGGCGACGTGCGCAAGTACCTCCAGGAGATGACGCGGCGGAGCACGCGGCAGGTGCTCACGGCGGGTGGCGCGGACGAGCAGGTGGCGGACCAGGGGCCCAACGGGCACTCCATCTTCACGTGGACGCTGCTGCAGGGCATGGAGGGCAAGGCGGACCTGAACACGGACGGCTTCGTCACCGCCTCGGAGCTGGCGGCATACGTGGGGCCCACGGTGTCCTCGCTGTCGCGGCAGACGCCGGCCTTCGGGAGCATGGTGGGCAGCGAGGGCGGCGAGTTCATCCTCCAGCTCAACCACGACGGGGAGTTCCTCACCGAGTCCTCCGAGCAGCTCGACGCGGAGGCCATCCGGCTCAACGCGGAGCTGGACAAGGTGCGCCAGGCGATCGCCGAGAAGCAGCAGCGCAACCAGGCGCTGGCGAAGCAGTTGGCGGAGGCCCGCAGCCAGCTGGCGAAGCTGGACGACGGGGGCACCCCCGCGCTGGTGGCCCCGAGCCTGGCGCCCGCGCAACTGGCCCGTCAGCACAACGACCAGGGCCTGACGCTCTACCGGGAGAAGCGCTACGCGGAGGCGCTCGCCGAGTTCAAGACCGCCGCCGTGCTGGATGCCACCAACGCGCAGGCCGCCAACAACGTGGGCTTTGTCCTCTTCAAGGTGGGCGAGTACGAGGAGGCGGCGAAGTGGCTGGAGAAGACCGTCGCCCTGGACGCGGGCCGGGCCGTGGCCTACCCCAACCTGGGAGACGCCTACGACAAGCTCGGCCGCACCGCCGACGCGGCGAAGGCGTACGCGCGCTACCTGGAGCTGCTGCCCGCGGGGCCGGCCTCGGGGGCCGTGAAGGCCAAGCTGGCGGAGCTGCGCCCGTAA
- a CDS encoding ATPase domain-containing protein, translating into MSNPTSELAATGVAGLDAILRGGLPRKRIYLLQGEPGVGKTTLGLQFLLEGQRLGERGLYVTLSETEEELRAVASSHGWALDGLVLHQLSSLEEMLQAQQQNTLFHPAEVELHETITKVLDLVERTRPLRVVFDSLSEMRLLAGDSLRYRRQILALKQHFAGRNSTVLFLDDGTANGGDLQLQSLAHGVIALEKLSPEYGATRRRLEVVKLRGVDIRSGKHDYCIMKNGLQVFPRLVALEHHKDFTREKLPSGVPELDALLGGGIERGSSTLLLGPAGTGKSSLAAQYIASAVQRQEHVAIFTFDENISTFFARASGMGLRLEQAAAEGRLSLRQVDPAELSPGEFAHLVRQAVEQSGARVVIIDSLNGYLMAMPDERHLIIQMHELLTYLAQQGVSTLLVVAQHGLVGSMQAPVDITYLADTVMLFRFFEAAGKVRKALSVLKKRTGTHEDTIREFQVDSDGVHVGPPLTGFRGILTGTPSYIGQDQALLKEQA; encoded by the coding sequence GTGTCCAACCCCACATCCGAACTCGCGGCAACCGGCGTCGCGGGGCTCGATGCCATCCTCCGAGGAGGCCTTCCCCGCAAGCGCATCTACCTGCTGCAGGGAGAACCCGGGGTGGGCAAGACGACGCTCGGGCTCCAGTTCCTCCTGGAAGGCCAGCGCCTGGGCGAGCGGGGCCTCTACGTCACCCTCTCCGAGACGGAGGAGGAGCTGCGAGCCGTGGCCTCCTCTCACGGCTGGGCGTTGGACGGCCTCGTCCTGCACCAGCTCTCCTCGCTCGAGGAGATGCTCCAGGCGCAGCAGCAGAACACCCTCTTCCACCCCGCCGAAGTGGAGCTCCACGAGACCATCACCAAGGTGCTGGACCTGGTGGAGCGGACCCGGCCCCTGCGCGTCGTCTTCGACTCGCTCTCCGAGATGCGGCTGCTGGCGGGCGACTCGCTGCGCTACCGCCGGCAGATCCTCGCGCTCAAGCAACACTTCGCCGGCCGCAACAGCACCGTCCTGTTCCTGGATGATGGGACGGCCAACGGCGGAGACCTGCAGCTGCAGAGCCTCGCCCATGGCGTCATCGCCCTGGAGAAGCTGTCGCCCGAGTACGGGGCGACGCGGCGGCGGCTCGAGGTGGTGAAGCTGCGGGGCGTCGACATCCGCAGCGGCAAGCATGACTACTGCATCATGAAGAACGGGCTCCAGGTCTTCCCCCGACTGGTGGCGTTGGAGCACCACAAGGACTTCACGCGCGAGAAGCTGCCCAGCGGCGTGCCCGAGCTGGACGCCCTGCTCGGCGGAGGAATCGAACGCGGCTCCAGCACCCTCCTGCTGGGGCCGGCGGGGACGGGAAAGTCCAGCCTCGCCGCGCAGTACATCGCCTCGGCGGTGCAGCGCCAGGAGCACGTGGCGATCTTCACCTTCGACGAGAACATCAGCACCTTCTTCGCGCGGGCTTCCGGCATGGGCCTGCGGCTCGAGCAAGCCGCCGCCGAGGGCCGTCTCTCCTTGCGGCAGGTGGACCCAGCCGAGCTCTCCCCGGGAGAGTTCGCTCACCTCGTCCGCCAGGCCGTTGAGCAATCCGGGGCGCGCGTCGTCATCATCGACAGCCTCAACGGCTACCTGATGGCGATGCCCGACGAGCGTCACCTCATCATCCAGATGCACGAGCTGCTCACCTACCTGGCGCAGCAAGGCGTCTCCACGCTGCTGGTGGTGGCGCAGCACGGGCTGGTGGGGAGCATGCAAGCCCCCGTCGACATCACCTACCTGGCGGACACCGTGATGCTGTTCCGCTTCTTCGAGGCGGCCGGCAAGGTGCGCAAGGCGCTCTCCGTGCTGAAGAAGCGAACGGGCACGCACGAGGACACCATCCGCGAGTTCCAGGTCGACTCGGATGGCGTCCATGTCGGCCCGCCGCTCACGGGCTTCCGGGGCATCCTCACCGGCACGCCTTCCTACATCGGGCAGGACCAGGCCCTGCTGAAAGAGCAGGCATAG
- a CDS encoding HAMP domain-containing sensor histidine kinase has product MVGTHEQRILVLAPTGRDAALACEVLNKAGLAAEPCRDILALCEALEVGAGAVLLAEEALSPQGQGHLSECLQRQPSWSDLPVVIFAATIESVAATTRMQQMLEVLGNVTFVERPMRVPTLVTAMRAALRARGRQYMARQTQLALEQQEESARHRADFEQQLIGIVSHDLRNPLNAIHLTATTLMRREDLDARTTKAAVRIQSSTERATRMVRDLLDFTQARLGGSIPVKPQPLNLHELTRQVVDEVQMNYPERELQARHEGDAQGHWDSDRMAQVLTNLLSNAMKYSPEGTPVTVVTRGVGDWVTLEVRNTGDPITEETRLRLFEPMQRGATEVGRTERSVGLGLYIVRNVVEAHQGTIDVRSTQEEGTLFTVRLPRQPPKP; this is encoded by the coding sequence GTGGTGGGTACGCACGAGCAGCGCATCCTCGTCCTCGCCCCCACCGGGCGGGACGCGGCCCTGGCCTGCGAGGTGCTGAACAAGGCGGGCCTCGCCGCCGAGCCTTGCCGGGACATCCTCGCGCTCTGCGAGGCCTTGGAGGTGGGAGCCGGCGCGGTGTTGCTGGCCGAAGAGGCACTCTCTCCCCAGGGGCAGGGCCATCTCTCGGAGTGCCTCCAGCGGCAACCCTCGTGGTCGGATCTTCCGGTCGTCATCTTCGCGGCCACCATCGAGAGCGTGGCGGCCACGACGCGGATGCAGCAGATGCTCGAAGTCCTGGGCAACGTGACGTTCGTGGAGCGCCCCATGCGCGTGCCCACGCTGGTGACGGCGATGAGGGCGGCCTTGCGCGCCCGCGGCCGGCAGTACATGGCCCGGCAGACCCAGCTCGCCCTGGAGCAGCAGGAGGAATCCGCGCGCCACCGGGCTGACTTCGAGCAGCAGCTCATCGGCATCGTCAGCCATGACTTGAGAAACCCCCTGAACGCCATCCACCTGACCGCCACCACGCTGATGCGGCGGGAGGATCTCGACGCGCGCACCACCAAGGCCGCCGTTCGCATCCAGAGCTCCACCGAGCGGGCCACCCGCATGGTGCGCGACCTGCTGGACTTCACCCAGGCGCGGCTGGGAGGGAGCATTCCCGTGAAGCCCCAGCCGCTGAACCTGCACGAGCTCACCCGCCAGGTGGTGGACGAGGTGCAGATGAACTACCCCGAGCGGGAGCTCCAGGCGCGGCATGAGGGGGACGCACAAGGCCATTGGGACAGCGACCGCATGGCCCAGGTGCTCACCAACCTGCTCTCGAACGCGATGAAATACAGCCCGGAGGGGACACCCGTGACGGTGGTGACGCGCGGGGTGGGCGACTGGGTGACGCTCGAGGTGCGCAACACGGGAGACCCCATCACGGAAGAGACGCGCTTGCGCCTGTTCGAGCCCATGCAGCGGGGAGCCACCGAGGTGGGCAGAACGGAGCGCAGTGTCGGGCTGGGGCTCTACATCGTCCGCAACGTGGTGGAGGCGCACCAAGGCACCATCGACGTGCGCTCCACGCAGGAAGAGGGCACCCTCTTCACGGTGCGCCTGCCGAGGCAGCCTCCCAAGCCATAG
- a CDS encoding NAD(P)/FAD-dependent oxidoreductase → MKRYDVAIAGGGPAGLAVAITAARRGLSTVVVERSSVPADKACGEGLMPSGLEVLERLGARTLLDSGDCSPFVGIRYVQEDGSTAEGLLPAPGGLGVRRVALSLALSARAREVGVELRERTAVVSHRRVSEGVELETPQGLVAARFLVAADGLGSPLRRAEGLEVAVSGPRRFGLRRHFKVKPWTPYVEVHFAHGVEAYVTPAGAERVGLAFLWEDGGLEHVSFDALLARFPSLAERLSAAEPDSKARGAGPLERVARARVADRFALVGDAAGYVDAVTGEGLSLAFTCAEALGQLLPDALVKGATRETLLPYERVFQQTFRKYAWMARALLVLARRPRLRRPVVRWLGHQPWLFERILAFVVK, encoded by the coding sequence ATGAAGCGGTACGACGTCGCCATCGCTGGCGGCGGGCCCGCGGGGCTGGCGGTGGCCATCACCGCGGCGCGGCGGGGGTTGAGCACGGTGGTGGTGGAGCGCTCCAGCGTGCCGGCGGACAAGGCGTGCGGCGAGGGGCTGATGCCCTCGGGCCTGGAGGTGCTGGAGCGGCTCGGCGCGCGGACCTTGCTGGACAGCGGCGACTGCTCGCCCTTCGTGGGCATTCGCTACGTGCAGGAGGATGGCAGCACGGCGGAGGGACTGCTGCCCGCGCCGGGCGGGCTGGGCGTTCGGCGGGTGGCGCTGTCGTTGGCGCTGAGCGCGCGGGCGCGAGAGGTGGGAGTGGAGCTGCGGGAGCGCACGGCGGTGGTGAGCCATCGGCGCGTAAGCGAAGGCGTGGAGTTGGAGACACCTCAGGGCCTCGTGGCGGCGCGCTTCCTCGTGGCGGCGGATGGGCTGGGCTCTCCGCTGCGGCGGGCGGAGGGGCTGGAGGTGGCGGTGAGCGGTCCTCGGCGCTTCGGGCTGCGGCGGCACTTCAAGGTGAAGCCGTGGACGCCCTACGTGGAGGTCCACTTCGCCCACGGCGTGGAGGCGTATGTAACTCCGGCCGGAGCCGAGCGCGTGGGGCTTGCCTTCCTCTGGGAGGATGGCGGACTGGAGCACGTCTCCTTCGATGCGCTGCTCGCTCGCTTCCCGTCGCTGGCGGAGCGGTTGAGCGCGGCGGAGCCAGACTCGAAGGCGCGCGGCGCGGGGCCGCTGGAGCGGGTGGCTCGGGCGCGGGTGGCGGACCGCTTCGCGCTGGTCGGGGACGCGGCCGGGTACGTGGACGCGGTGACGGGGGAGGGGCTCTCGTTGGCCTTCACCTGTGCCGAGGCGCTGGGACAGCTCCTGCCGGATGCGCTGGTAAAGGGCGCCACGCGCGAGACGCTGCTGCCCTATGAGCGGGTCTTCCAGCAGACCTTCCGCAAGTATGCGTGGATGGCGCGCGCGCTGCTCGTGCTGGCCCGACGCCCGAGGCTGCGCAGGCCCGTGGTGCGTTGGCTGGGCCATCAGCCCTGGCTCTTCGAGCGCATCCTCGCCTTCGTCGTGAAGTAA